A window of the Megalopta genalis isolate 19385.01 chromosome 2, iyMegGena1_principal, whole genome shotgun sequence genome harbors these coding sequences:
- the LOC117220558 gene encoding piggyBac transposable element-derived protein 4 isoform X1 has translation MSGSSDNFYLLTSSDEEGSSGSESDITSKRFTKYRLPIYSDSEEDNNDRQAGAEWTEIDAPPEVHSFRGEPGPRGLEDAGNVKQTVQLFVGDDLVQSFVDETNRYFQHDKNLFTPTTSKTATWTDVTVAEMKKFLALIVIMGQVEKDDRNDYWSADPLIATPIFSQTMTRNRFRQIWQGWNFDGDDIPEENKSISIASVLAYFIRKFQGVYKPGRDLRLSETVIPWRGKLPFGSHNSGKSEKHRILVRTVSEALTGYISNLKVYYEQDQKLNESVLNILQPYLNLWHHVYVDNYYDNIRTIEKLLERGTRVCGIINRNTCIPDCLKHFNLQKYEARFRRKGDVLIQAWKPKHKTVYVISTIHSADLIGTGKSSKRTNEEIKKPTCVVEFNKLLKSVNRADQYSCYSILRRSKRWQKKVVLYLINCALFNAFVVHKQSCKSDLHFKKFLLCVARDWITAEEVAVASGDPQPSSSMPNKRAPKYDPPSRLSLDMREHTITKIVGSGKIENPRRPCRVCTAAKKRSSTVFMCSTCGVALHVGKCFEKYHTLEKY, from the exons ATGTCCGGCTCCTCGGATAACTTTTATCTGCTGACGAGCAGCGACGAGGAGGGCTCCTCCGGCAGCGAGAGCGACATCACCTCGAAACGATTCACCAAGTACCGGTTGCCGATCTATAGCGACTCCGAGGAGGACAATAACGATCGTCAGGCCGGCGCCGAGTGGACGGAGATCGATGCGCCGCCGGAAGTGCACTCTTTCCGCGGAGAACCTGGTCCGCGGGGATTAGAGGACGCCGGAAACGTGAAGCAGACGGTGCAGCTGTTCGTCGGGGATGATCTGGTCCAGTCGTTCGTTGACGAGACCAATCGCTACTTCCAGCACGACAAG AACCTCTTCACCCCGACGACCTCGAAGACCGCGACATGGACCGACGTCACAGTCGCCGAGATGAAGAAGTTCCTGGCACTGATCGTGATCATGGGCCAGGTGGAGAAGGACGACCGCAACGACTACTGGTCGGCCGATCCCCTAATCGCCACCCCCATCTTCTCGCAAACCATGACGAGGAACCGGTTTCGGCAGATCTGGCAGGGTTGGAACTTCGACGGCGACGATATCCCCGAGGAAAACAAATCGATCAGCATCGCGAGCGTCTTGGCGTACTTCATAAGGAAGTTCCAAGGGGTCTACAAGCCTGGCAGAGATCTACGATTGAGCGAGACCGTGATCCCTTGGAGGGGAAAGTTGCCTTTCGGTTCGCATAATTCCGGGAAGAGCGAGAAGCATAGGATCCTGGTGCGCACTGTCTCCGAGGCGCTGACAGGCTACATTTCGAACTTGAAGGTGTACTATGAGCAGGATCAGAAGCTGAACGAGAGTGTTCTGAACATCCTGCAGCCGTACCTAAACCTCTGGCACCACGTCTACGTGGATAACTATTACGACAATATAAGGACCATCGAGAAATTGCTGGAACGCGGGACGAGGGTCTGCGGGATCATCAACCGGAACACCTGCATTCCGGACTGCCTGAAGCATTTTAACCTGCAGAAGTACGAGGCGAGGTTCCGCAGGAAAGGCGACGTGCTGATCCAGGCGTGGAAGCCGAAGCACAAGACCGTCTACGTCATCTCGACGATCCATTCCGCCGATCTGATCGGCACCGGGAAGTCCAGCAAAAGGACCAACGAGGAGATCAAGAAACCAACCTGCGTCGTCGAGTTCAATAAACTGTTGAAGTCCGTGAACAGAGCCGATCAGTATTCGTGCTACTCGATTCTCAGACGATCGAAGCGGTGGCAGAAGAAAGTAGTTCTCTATCTGATCAATTGCGCTCTGTTCAACGCTTTCGTCGTCCACAAACAGAGCTGCAAGAGCGATCTCCACTTTAAGAAGTTCCTGTTGTGCGTCGCTCGCGATTGGATCACCGCCGAGGAAGTCGCCGTGGCTTCCGGGGATCCGCAACCGA GTTCGTCGATGCCGAATAAACGAGCTCCGAAGTATGATCCTCCATCGAGGCTGTCCTTGGACATGCGGGAGCACACGATCACCAAAATTGTCGGCAGCGGGAAGATAGAGAACCCTCGGCGGCCGTGCAGAGTGTGCACCGCTGCGAAGAAACGCAGTTCTACCGTGTTCATGTGTTCCACCTGCGGTGTTGCATTGCACGTTGGCAAGTGCTTCGAGAAGTATCACACCTTGGAAAAATATTAG
- the LOC117220558 gene encoding piggyBac transposable element-derived protein 4 isoform X2: MSGSSDNFYLLTSSDEEGSSGSESDITSKRFTKYRLPIYSDSEEDNNDRQAGAEWTEIDAPPEVHSFRGEPGPRGLEDAGNVKQTVQLFVGDDLVQSFVDETNRYFQHDKNLFTPTTSKTATWTDVTVAEMKKFLALIVIMGQVEKDDRNDYWSADPLIATPIFSQTMTRNRFRQIWQGWNFDGDDIPEENKSISIASVLAYFIRKFQGVYKPGRDLRLSETVIPWRGKLPFGSHNSGKSEKHRILVRTVSEALTGYISNLKVYYEQDQKLNESVLNILQPYLNLWHHVYVDNYYDNIRTIEKLLERGTRVCGIINRNTCIPDCLKHFNLQKYEARFRRKGDVLIQAWKPKHKTVYVISTIHSADLIGTGKSSKRTNEEIKKPTCVVEFNKLLKSVNRADQYSCYSILRRSKRWQKKVVLYLINCALFNAFVVHKQSCKSDLHFKKFLLCVARDWITAEEVAVASGDPQPSMNLLLHCTLVWKAVRRCRINELRSMILHRGCPWTCGSTRSPKLSAAGR; this comes from the exons ATGTCCGGCTCCTCGGATAACTTTTATCTGCTGACGAGCAGCGACGAGGAGGGCTCCTCCGGCAGCGAGAGCGACATCACCTCGAAACGATTCACCAAGTACCGGTTGCCGATCTATAGCGACTCCGAGGAGGACAATAACGATCGTCAGGCCGGCGCCGAGTGGACGGAGATCGATGCGCCGCCGGAAGTGCACTCTTTCCGCGGAGAACCTGGTCCGCGGGGATTAGAGGACGCCGGAAACGTGAAGCAGACGGTGCAGCTGTTCGTCGGGGATGATCTGGTCCAGTCGTTCGTTGACGAGACCAATCGCTACTTCCAGCACGACAAG AACCTCTTCACCCCGACGACCTCGAAGACCGCGACATGGACCGACGTCACAGTCGCCGAGATGAAGAAGTTCCTGGCACTGATCGTGATCATGGGCCAGGTGGAGAAGGACGACCGCAACGACTACTGGTCGGCCGATCCCCTAATCGCCACCCCCATCTTCTCGCAAACCATGACGAGGAACCGGTTTCGGCAGATCTGGCAGGGTTGGAACTTCGACGGCGACGATATCCCCGAGGAAAACAAATCGATCAGCATCGCGAGCGTCTTGGCGTACTTCATAAGGAAGTTCCAAGGGGTCTACAAGCCTGGCAGAGATCTACGATTGAGCGAGACCGTGATCCCTTGGAGGGGAAAGTTGCCTTTCGGTTCGCATAATTCCGGGAAGAGCGAGAAGCATAGGATCCTGGTGCGCACTGTCTCCGAGGCGCTGACAGGCTACATTTCGAACTTGAAGGTGTACTATGAGCAGGATCAGAAGCTGAACGAGAGTGTTCTGAACATCCTGCAGCCGTACCTAAACCTCTGGCACCACGTCTACGTGGATAACTATTACGACAATATAAGGACCATCGAGAAATTGCTGGAACGCGGGACGAGGGTCTGCGGGATCATCAACCGGAACACCTGCATTCCGGACTGCCTGAAGCATTTTAACCTGCAGAAGTACGAGGCGAGGTTCCGCAGGAAAGGCGACGTGCTGATCCAGGCGTGGAAGCCGAAGCACAAGACCGTCTACGTCATCTCGACGATCCATTCCGCCGATCTGATCGGCACCGGGAAGTCCAGCAAAAGGACCAACGAGGAGATCAAGAAACCAACCTGCGTCGTCGAGTTCAATAAACTGTTGAAGTCCGTGAACAGAGCCGATCAGTATTCGTGCTACTCGATTCTCAGACGATCGAAGCGGTGGCAGAAGAAAGTAGTTCTCTATCTGATCAATTGCGCTCTGTTCAACGCTTTCGTCGTCCACAAACAGAGCTGCAAGAGCGATCTCCACTTTAAGAAGTTCCTGTTGTGCGTCGCTCGCGATTGGATCACCGCCGAGGAAGTCGCCGTGGCTTCCGGGGATCCGCAACCGAGTATGAATTTATTGCTACATTGCACACTGGTCTGGAAAGCG GTTCGTCGATGCCGAATAAACGAGCTCCGAAGTATGATCCTCCATCGAGGCTGTCCTTGGACATGCGGGAGCACACGATCACCAAAATTGTCGGCAGCGGGAAGATAG